From Paenibacillus sp. PK3_47, the proteins below share one genomic window:
- a CDS encoding SOS response-associated peptidase, whose product MCGRYTITVTIEELMLRYFIDDSTMDRYAPKFNAAPMQYIPAVIHNGRHNKLGELRWGLVPSWAKDDKIGSKMINARAESLLEKPSFKNLVGSRRCIIPADGFYEWKVQGAAKQPMRITLKDKELFSLAGLYEIWTDAEGNRLSTCTIITTSPNTLMADIHDRMPVILDPEAEAEWLDRSNHDVPSLMKLLRPYDSRKMRAYPVSAEVGNVRNDYEELIREA is encoded by the coding sequence ATGTGCGGAAGGTATACTATAACTGTAACTATAGAAGAGCTGATGCTGCGGTATTTTATCGATGACAGTACTATGGACCGCTATGCGCCTAAATTCAACGCTGCACCGATGCAGTATATTCCGGCTGTCATCCATAACGGCAGACATAACAAGCTTGGAGAACTCCGCTGGGGACTTGTCCCTTCCTGGGCCAAAGACGATAAAATCGGAAGCAAAATGATTAATGCACGCGCAGAGTCCCTGCTCGAGAAACCCTCTTTCAAAAATCTGGTCGGCTCGCGGCGCTGCATTATTCCGGCAGACGGTTTCTATGAATGGAAAGTGCAGGGCGCAGCCAAACAGCCGATGCGGATTACACTGAAGGACAAGGAGCTATTTTCACTGGCAGGTCTCTATGAGATCTGGACAGATGCGGAGGGCAATAGGCTGAGTACATGCACCATTATAACCACTTCCCCCAACACGCTGATGGCTGATATTCACGACCGTATGCCTGTCATTCTGGACCCGGAAGCAGAGGCCGAGTGGCTCGACCGCAGCAATCATGATGTTCCTTCTTTAATGAAGCTTCTTCGTCCTTATGATTCCAGAAAAATGCGGGCTTATCCGGTATCGGCCGAGGTCGGCAATGTCCGTAATGACTATGAGGAGCTTATTAGAGAGGCTTGA
- a CDS encoding potassium channel family protein, with product MISFLLTLKRLFTGLWRALKRKNFQALFVLVLMTLLSGTVFYTKQEGLPVLDALYFCVTTLSTLGHPTFEPQTALGKIFTMVYIIAGTGLFLGMIGYIAYELIKQAGKEKE from the coding sequence ATGATCTCTTTTCTGCTGACCCTGAAACGTTTGTTTACAGGCCTATGGAGAGCGCTGAAGCGTAAAAACTTCCAGGCATTGTTCGTATTGGTGCTGATGACACTTTTGTCCGGAACTGTTTTTTATACGAAGCAGGAGGGGCTTCCGGTCCTTGATGCCCTGTATTTCTGTGTTACCACGCTCAGCACCTTGGGCCATCCGACCTTTGAACCGCAGACCGCTCTCGGTAAAATATTCACGATGGTGTACATTATCGCCGGTACAGGATTGTTCCTCGGAATGATCGGATATATCGCCTATGAGCTGATCAAGCAGGCCGGCAAAGAGAAAGAATAA
- a CDS encoding sporulation protein YjcZ — MGENVAGYGGGYGGGVWTSTGAILVLFILLVIISKTILL; from the coding sequence ATGGGTGAAAATGTAGCAGGCTACGGCGGCGGTTATGGCGGAGGAGTATGGACTTCTACGGGTGCAATTCTGGTTTTGTTTATTCTGCTCGTGATTATCTCCAAAACCATTTTGCTGTAA
- a CDS encoding glycosyltransferase, giving the protein MPRISVIMPVYNNAVYLQEAVNSILWQTLNDLELIIIDDGSTDGSTGIIHEIRDARVKKIFHANNTGIVTSLNQGMDLAQGEYIARMDSDDVAALNRFEVQAYFMDQNPHIDLCGTGYTTNYLGPVKINPMHHEEIKVWLLFHSCILHPSVMMRRSSIDRLGVRYDYNYPHAEDYELWNRLATCAQFANIPHNLMYYRPHEGQVSNKHRVIQDDSARRIRQRQLSQLGIQLSDEEYGLLVKLAEYAVNPEDPENYHKAAGFAEWLIDQNRLYRIYDQQLLRMALSRCISRVPY; this is encoded by the coding sequence TTGCCAAGAATATCTGTAATTATGCCTGTCTACAATAATGCTGTGTATTTACAGGAAGCTGTGAACAGCATTTTGTGGCAAACGTTAAATGACCTGGAATTAATCATTATTGATGACGGTTCCACTGACGGGTCGACAGGAATCATTCACGAAATAAGAGACGCCAGGGTGAAAAAGATTTTTCATGCCAACAACACGGGTATAGTCACTTCACTTAATCAGGGGATGGATCTGGCCCAAGGTGAGTACATCGCCCGGATGGACAGTGATGACGTGGCTGCTCTGAACCGTTTTGAAGTGCAGGCTTATTTCATGGATCAAAATCCCCATATAGATCTCTGCGGTACGGGGTATACAACAAACTATCTGGGACCTGTCAAAATCAATCCGATGCATCACGAAGAAATCAAGGTCTGGCTGTTGTTTCACAGCTGCATACTCCACCCTTCTGTAATGATGCGGCGGAGTTCTATAGACCGTCTCGGGGTCCGCTATGATTATAATTATCCGCATGCAGAAGATTATGAACTGTGGAACAGACTCGCCACATGTGCCCAATTCGCAAATATCCCCCATAATTTAATGTACTATCGTCCACATGAGGGACAAGTATCCAATAAGCACCGGGTAATACAGGACGATTCGGCACGAAGAATCCGTCAAAGACAACTTTCCCAACTGGGCATTCAATTATCTGATGAGGAATATGGTCTATTGGTTAAGTTAGCTGAATACGCCGTTAATCCGGAAGATCCTGAAAATTATCACAAAGCAGCAGGGTTTGCAGAATGGCTGATTGATCAAAACCGTTTGTACCGCATCTACGACCAGCAGCTCTTAAGGATGGCTCTATCCAGATGTATTTCAAGAGTTCCATACTAA
- a CDS encoding Na-translocating system protein MpsC family protein — MSHSTTSLKIESVIKEIFAASFGDKPEDVHVILENRCLIIRLERFMGKIMENLVVTKDNDALRSTSELIMDYLLPDFMKELKTFSDIEFDSFYYDWDDNNLSGVIVGLIKDNNYRLNEDYYPGKDEVHFQISKITYEVEKVPDSTFSFWADNNTLVVVREGLLIEIEKYLVKLDGEGALRKAKRALEKTRIIEEGNIPIILGRRLVGIYLDWMFEMDKSVIVYVFEEK, encoded by the coding sequence ATGAGCCACAGCACGACTAGTCTAAAAATCGAATCTGTCATCAAAGAAATTTTTGCCGCCAGTTTTGGAGATAAGCCGGAGGATGTTCATGTCATTCTGGAGAACCGCTGCCTTATTATCCGACTGGAAAGATTCATGGGAAAGATTATGGAAAATCTGGTCGTCACGAAAGATAACGATGCGCTGCGATCAACAAGCGAACTTATTATGGACTATTTACTGCCTGACTTTATGAAGGAACTAAAAACATTTTCAGATATAGAGTTTGATAGTTTTTATTACGACTGGGATGATAATAATTTATCAGGGGTTATTGTGGGTCTTATAAAGGATAATAACTACCGACTTAATGAAGACTACTACCCCGGTAAAGATGAGGTTCACTTTCAAATATCTAAAATTACATACGAAGTTGAAAAGGTGCCGGACTCCACTTTCTCTTTTTGGGCAGATAACAATACGCTGGTAGTCGTCCGGGAAGGTTTGTTAATTGAAATTGAAAAATACCTGGTAAAACTCGATGGAGAAGGTGCTTTGCGGAAAGCAAAAAGAGCATTAGAAAAGACACGGATCATCGAAGAAGGTAATATTCCGATAATACTAGGGCGCCGGCTTGTCGGCATTTATCTGGATTGGATGTTCGAAATGGACAAAAGTGTCATCGTATATGTTTTTGAGGAAAAGTAA
- a CDS encoding Rrf2 family transcriptional regulator, which translates to MKISTKGRYGLTIMMELAMKFGEGPTSLKSIAEKNGLSEHYLEQLIAPLRNAGLVKSIRGAYGGYILSREAATITAGDIIRVLEGPISPVDFTEEDDPAKRDLWLRIRDSIADVLDSTTLSDLINFKEESLADNYMFYI; encoded by the coding sequence TTGAAAATATCGACAAAAGGACGTTACGGATTAACCATTATGATGGAGCTTGCCATGAAATTTGGTGAAGGTCCAACCTCACTTAAAAGCATCGCCGAGAAAAACGGCCTGTCCGAGCATTATCTGGAACAGCTTATTGCTCCGCTGCGCAACGCCGGACTTGTAAAAAGTATCCGCGGAGCCTACGGGGGCTATATCCTCTCGCGTGAAGCGGCTACAATTACCGCCGGTGATATCATCCGCGTGCTGGAAGGCCCGATTTCCCCGGTCGACTTTACCGAAGAAGATGATCCGGCCAAGCGCGATCTCTGGCTGCGCATCCGCGACAGCATCGCCGATGTCCTGGATTCCACGACATTATCCGACCTGATTAATTTTAAAGAAGAGAGCTTGGCGGATAATTATATGTTTTATATTTAA
- the mnmA gene encoding tRNA 2-thiouridine(34) synthase MnmA, whose translation MTKANQDIRVVVGMSGGVDSSVTALLLKQQGYDVIGIFMKNWDDTDEFGVCTAETDAEDVRRVCEQIDIPYYTVNFEKEYFDKVFSYFLDEYKAGRTPNPDVMCNREIKFGEFLNKALQLGADYVATGHYARVIEEDGVFKLLRGVDSNKDQTYFLNALNQYQLSKAMFPIGHLPKPEVRRIAEEAGLYTAKKKDSTGVCFIGERNFREFLSQYLPAQTGDMVDIATGEVKGRHEGLMYYTLGQRQGLGIGGSGTGEPWFVAEKDLERNILYVVQGDKHPSLYSTSLIASGVNWIEEGTLGNSPLKCTAKFRYRQPDQGVTLTALEDGTVQVVFDVQQKAITPGQAVVFYQGDKCLGGGTIEAAKKVTPLVQL comes from the coding sequence ATGACAAAGGCAAACCAGGATATACGTGTCGTCGTCGGGATGTCCGGAGGGGTAGACTCCTCCGTTACAGCGCTCCTGCTGAAGCAGCAGGGCTATGACGTCATCGGCATCTTTATGAAGAATTGGGACGATACCGATGAATTTGGCGTATGTACAGCCGAGACCGATGCTGAGGATGTCCGCCGCGTATGCGAGCAGATCGACATTCCCTACTATACCGTAAATTTCGAGAAGGAATACTTTGATAAAGTATTTTCTTATTTCCTCGACGAATATAAGGCCGGCCGGACGCCTAATCCGGATGTCATGTGCAACCGTGAGATCAAGTTCGGGGAATTCCTGAACAAGGCGCTGCAGCTGGGTGCAGATTATGTAGCCACCGGGCATTACGCCCGTGTCATTGAGGAAGACGGCGTGTTCAAGCTGCTGCGCGGCGTGGACAGCAACAAGGACCAGACCTACTTCCTGAATGCCCTGAATCAATACCAGCTGTCCAAGGCCATGTTCCCGATCGGCCACCTGCCGAAGCCTGAGGTGCGGAGAATTGCCGAGGAAGCCGGACTCTATACCGCCAAGAAAAAAGACAGCACCGGCGTCTGCTTTATCGGAGAGCGTAACTTCCGAGAATTCCTCAGCCAGTATCTGCCGGCCCAAACCGGCGATATGGTTGACATCGCTACAGGCGAAGTCAAAGGCCGCCACGAAGGCCTGATGTACTACACGCTGGGCCAGCGTCAAGGCCTGGGTATTGGCGGCTCCGGTACGGGCGAGCCGTGGTTTGTGGCGGAGAAGGACCTGGAGCGCAACATCCTGTATGTAGTGCAGGGAGACAAGCATCCAAGCCTCTATTCCACCAGCCTGATTGCCTCCGGTGTGAACTGGATCGAAGAAGGCACGCTGGGTAACAGCCCGCTGAAGTGCACCGCCAAGTTCCGCTACCGCCAGCCTGATCAGGGGGTTACCCTGACAGCGCTTGAAGATGGAACTGTACAAGTGGTGTTCGATGTACAGCAGAAGGCTATTACGCCAGGTCAAGCTGTTGTTTTCTATCAGGGCGACAAGTGCCTCGGAGGCGGAACGATTGAAGCTGCCAAGAAGGTAACACCGCTTGTGCAGCTGTAA
- a CDS encoding oligopeptide ABC transporter substrate-binding protein has product MRKRRSGKTMLASLLLVLSLAVTACSSGNNTNEAAEPSAAPTTEAAATTAPTEAPAAEDGLYNIADFSNVKTNQGEAIEGGTLNFGLVSDTPFEGTLNFNFYSGAPDAEVLDWFDEGLLTWDKNYVYTNDGAATYEVSEDGRTFTFTIRDNVNWHDGKPVTAEDWLFAHEVIGNPAYDGPRYGSDFTNIEGMEAYHAGTAKTISGIKVLSEKQLEITYVKSTPSLLTGSIWTYPLAKHIFGGMDVAKISASPEVRQKPIGFGPFKVESIVPGESVVFVKNEDYWRGAPKLDKVILKVVAPTTVVQEIKAGNIDLVDSFPIDQFPDNSSLSNVEYLGAIDRAYTYIGFKLGKWDAANKVVAPDPNAKMANVALRKAMWQAVDNDAVGKKFYHGLRWNATTLIPPSHPEFHDASNPGITYDPEAAKQTLEDAGFKLDGDFRTNPDGTPLTINFISMTGSDIAEPLAQYYVQSWKAIGLNVTLEMVEFNTFYDRVGSSGEDDPSVDVYQGAWTVGIDVDPQGLYGRDAIYNFPRYANDENDRLMKEGVSEAAFDVEKRKEIYKEWQQLMIEEIPVFPTLYRAALVPVNNRVLNYAIGDGTEMYKNEIALSADKGIAAE; this is encoded by the coding sequence ATGAGAAAAAGAAGATCCGGAAAGACAATGCTCGCCAGCCTGCTGCTTGTCCTGTCACTTGCGGTCACCGCCTGCAGCTCAGGTAACAACACCAATGAAGCTGCTGAACCGTCGGCTGCGCCTACCACGGAAGCGGCGGCTACCACAGCTCCAACGGAAGCGCCGGCAGCGGAAGACGGGCTGTACAACATCGCAGATTTCAGTAATGTGAAGACGAATCAGGGTGAGGCTATAGAAGGCGGCACCCTCAACTTTGGACTTGTATCCGATACTCCTTTTGAAGGAACACTCAACTTTAACTTTTATTCGGGCGCTCCGGATGCAGAGGTACTTGACTGGTTTGACGAAGGCCTGCTGACCTGGGATAAAAACTACGTGTATACCAATGACGGCGCAGCTACCTATGAAGTCTCTGAAGACGGCCGTACCTTTACCTTTACGATCCGCGACAATGTGAACTGGCATGACGGAAAGCCGGTTACCGCAGAGGATTGGCTGTTTGCGCACGAAGTCATCGGTAACCCGGCTTACGACGGCCCGCGTTACGGCTCGGACTTCACCAACATTGAAGGGATGGAAGCCTACCATGCCGGTACAGCCAAGACCATTTCCGGGATCAAGGTGCTGAGTGAGAAGCAGCTGGAGATTACTTATGTAAAGTCCACTCCGTCCCTGCTGACAGGCAGTATCTGGACTTATCCGCTGGCTAAGCATATTTTCGGCGGCATGGATGTAGCCAAAATCTCGGCCTCCCCGGAAGTGCGCCAGAAGCCGATCGGCTTTGGTCCGTTTAAAGTGGAAAGCATCGTACCTGGTGAATCCGTAGTATTTGTGAAGAATGAGGATTACTGGCGCGGCGCTCCGAAGCTGGACAAAGTCATTCTGAAGGTGGTCGCTCCAACGACAGTTGTGCAGGAGATCAAAGCCGGAAATATCGACCTGGTAGACAGCTTCCCGATTGACCAGTTCCCCGATAACTCCAGCCTGTCCAACGTTGAATATCTCGGTGCAATTGACCGTGCTTATACTTACATCGGCTTCAAGCTCGGCAAATGGGATGCGGCGAATAAAGTGGTGGCACCGGATCCAAATGCAAAGATGGCGAATGTAGCTTTACGAAAAGCAATGTGGCAGGCTGTGGATAATGATGCCGTCGGCAAAAAGTTCTATCATGGCCTGCGCTGGAATGCGACGACGCTGATCCCGCCATCCCATCCGGAATTCCACGATGCCAGCAACCCGGGGATAACCTATGATCCGGAAGCAGCGAAGCAAACGCTGGAGGATGCAGGCTTTAAGCTGGACGGGGATTTCCGGACCAATCCGGACGGCACCCCGCTGACGATTAACTTTATCTCCATGACCGGTTCGGATATTGCCGAGCCGCTGGCCCAATATTATGTGCAATCCTGGAAAGCGATCGGCCTCAATGTCACGCTGGAAATGGTAGAGTTCAACACCTTCTATGACCGTGTAGGCAGCAGCGGGGAAGACGATCCTTCTGTTGACGTATACCAAGGCGCGTGGACCGTCGGTATTGACGTGGACCCGCAAGGACTCTACGGCCGCGATGCCATTTATAACTTCCCGCGTTATGCGAATGATGAAAATGACCGCCTGATGAAGGAAGGCGTCTCAGAAGCTGCATTTGATGTAGAGAAGCGTAAGGAAATCTACAAGGAATGGCAGCAGCTGATGATTGAAGAAATCCCTGTATTCCCGACGCTTTACCGCGCAGCGCTCGTTCCGGTTAACAACCGCGTGCTGAACTATGCGATTGGTGATGGAACGGAGATGTACAAAAACGAAATTGCCCTGTCTGCTGATAAGGGAATTGCGGCGGAGTAA
- a CDS encoding ABC transporter permease has product MAKSSPGLQLPLETDKSPSGWTILWREIFRDKLALCSLIFMAAVILGVFGVALFLDQEQIVTVDLFALYEKPSAKFWLGTDYGGRDVFGQLIIGTRNSLSVAILVTLMTGVIGILVGLISGYFGGIVDNIFMRFVDFFMILPMLMIVIAFVTAVPKYNTVSFSLIMTAFLWMGIARLIRSKTLQERELEYVQASRTLGSSHLQIIFKQVLPNLSSIIIVTMTLNLAANIGLESGLSFLGFGFPESTPSLGTLVSYARNPQTLESRWWIWLPASLLILVLMLSINNVGQALKRATDARQRKG; this is encoded by the coding sequence ATGGCAAAATCAAGCCCCGGGCTGCAGCTCCCGTTGGAGACCGATAAAAGCCCGTCCGGATGGACCATTCTCTGGCGGGAAATTTTCAGGGATAAGCTGGCACTCTGCTCCCTGATCTTTATGGCTGCTGTGATATTGGGAGTGTTCGGTGTAGCGCTGTTTCTGGATCAGGAGCAGATTGTAACCGTTGATTTATTCGCTTTGTATGAAAAGCCTTCGGCCAAGTTCTGGCTTGGCACCGATTATGGCGGGCGTGATGTGTTCGGCCAGCTCATTATCGGGACCCGCAATTCCCTGAGCGTAGCCATTCTGGTCACCCTGATGACAGGTGTTATCGGTATATTGGTAGGGCTGATCTCAGGTTACTTCGGCGGAATTGTCGACAATATTTTCATGCGGTTTGTGGACTTCTTTATGATTCTTCCCATGCTGATGATTGTCATTGCTTTTGTAACGGCGGTGCCCAAATACAATACCGTGTCTTTCTCACTCATTATGACTGCATTTCTGTGGATGGGGATTGCCAGGCTGATCCGCTCCAAAACGCTGCAGGAAAGGGAGCTGGAGTACGTTCAGGCCTCAAGAACGCTGGGCTCCTCCCATCTTCAGATCATTTTCAAGCAGGTGCTTCCGAATCTCAGCTCCATCATTATCGTTACAATGACCCTGAATCTCGCTGCCAATATCGGCCTGGAATCAGGCCTGTCCTTCCTTGGCTTCGGCTTTCCCGAAAGTACGCCCAGTCTCGGAACTTTAGTCAGCTACGCACGGAACCCGCAGACCCTGGAGTCCAGATGGTGGATATGGTTACCTGCATCACTGCTGATCCTGGTATTGATGTTGAGTATAAATAATGTCGGTCAGGCGCTGAAGCGTGCGACGGACGCAAGACAAAGAAAAGGATAA
- the opp4B gene encoding oligopeptide ABC transporter permease has translation MWKIIARRLLIMIPQVFLLSILVFLMAKAMPGDALTGMLDPNIDPASIEAMRERLGLNNPWHIQYWDWITKALQGDLGQSFRFKMPVTELIGQRLMNTLWLSVATLILTYLIAIPLGIISGRFNDTWGDRLITGYTYIGFAAPLFIVALLMLWAFGFYFSWFPTGGSVAPGEVPGTLGYVLSKIYHLLLPALSIALITTVGTVQYLRNEIIDTKQKDYVLTARAKGAPESRIYNRHILRNSLLPIAAFFGYELTGLIGGTIFVESIFSYPGMGQLFLGSIVIRDFSVVTALVLLYGIASIVGSLLSDIILGIVDPRIRIK, from the coding sequence ATGTGGAAGATTATTGCACGAAGACTGCTGATTATGATTCCTCAAGTATTCCTGCTTAGTATTCTGGTATTTCTTATGGCAAAAGCAATGCCCGGGGATGCGCTCACCGGTATGCTTGATCCCAATATTGATCCGGCCTCCATCGAGGCGATGAGAGAACGGCTGGGCCTTAACAATCCTTGGCACATCCAATATTGGGACTGGATCACCAAGGCGCTGCAAGGCGACCTCGGGCAATCCTTCCGTTTCAAAATGCCTGTAACAGAGCTCATCGGACAACGGCTGATGAATACGCTCTGGTTATCGGTGGCCACTCTGATTCTGACTTATCTGATCGCGATTCCTCTCGGAATTATAAGCGGGCGCTTCAACGATACCTGGGGCGACCGGCTGATTACGGGATATACCTACATCGGCTTTGCCGCACCGCTGTTTATCGTTGCTCTGCTGATGTTATGGGCCTTCGGCTTTTACTTCAGCTGGTTCCCGACTGGAGGGAGTGTAGCTCCCGGTGAGGTTCCCGGAACGTTAGGCTATGTGCTGAGCAAAATTTATCATCTGCTGCTGCCGGCGCTTTCGATTGCACTGATTACCACGGTCGGAACCGTCCAGTACCTGCGGAATGAAATCATTGATACGAAGCAGAAGGACTATGTTCTTACAGCGAGGGCCAAAGGCGCTCCGGAATCACGGATCTACAACCGGCATATTCTCCGGAACTCCCTGCTGCCGATTGCCGCTTTTTTCGGATATGAGCTTACCGGGCTGATTGGCGGAACGATCTTTGTGGAGAGCATCTTCAGTTATCCCGGCATGGGGCAGCTGTTCCTGGGCTCGATTGTCATCCGTGACTTCAGTGTCGTTACAGCGCTTGTGCTGCTCTATGGCATAGCTTCCATTGTCGGTTCCCTGCTCTCGGACATCATATTAGGCATTGTGGATCCCCGTATCCGGATTAAATAA
- a CDS encoding ATP-binding cassette domain-containing protein → MALLEVKDLQVHFPVRGGIFRCKVNDIKAVDGVNFEIEAGQTYGLVGESGSGKTTTGRAVIGLNRITGGSILFEGTDLALPGSRKETHIRRDVQMIFQDPYSSLNPKKRVLDIIAEPLRNFDRQSPQEERRRVQELLEQVGLGPDNIYKYPHEFSGGQRQRIGIARAIALKPKLIIADEPVSALDVSVQAQVLNFLKDIQKELNLTYLFISHDLGIIRHMCDHIGIMYRGRYVEQGTPEDIFDNPRHIYTKRLIAAIPDIDPWKREERSRFRQSVSAEYEDAYGSYFDSDGLAYPLKPVSDTHLVAMPEKG, encoded by the coding sequence ATGGCACTGCTTGAAGTAAAGGATTTGCAAGTGCATTTTCCCGTAAGGGGCGGCATCTTCCGATGCAAGGTTAACGACATCAAAGCGGTCGACGGGGTGAATTTTGAGATTGAGGCCGGCCAGACCTACGGCCTTGTCGGTGAATCGGGTTCCGGCAAAACAACGACCGGCCGGGCAGTCATCGGGCTGAACCGGATTACAGGGGGCAGCATTCTTTTTGAAGGGACGGATCTGGCACTTCCGGGTTCACGTAAGGAAACCCATATCCGCCGGGATGTCCAGATGATTTTTCAGGATCCTTATTCATCACTTAATCCCAAAAAACGCGTCCTCGATATCATTGCCGAACCGCTGCGCAACTTTGACCGGCAGTCTCCGCAGGAAGAGAGACGCAGGGTTCAGGAACTGCTGGAGCAGGTGGGGCTGGGGCCGGACAACATCTACAAATATCCGCATGAATTCTCCGGGGGCCAGCGCCAGCGGATCGGCATTGCCAGAGCGATTGCGCTGAAGCCGAAGCTGATTATTGCCGATGAGCCGGTGTCCGCGCTGGATGTGTCGGTGCAGGCCCAGGTGCTTAATTTTTTGAAGGATATCCAGAAGGAATTAAATCTGACTTACCTGTTCATCAGTCATGATCTTGGGATTATCCGGCATATGTGCGACCATATCGGCATTATGTACAGGGGGCGTTATGTCGAACAGGGAACACCTGAGGATATTTTTGACAATCCCCGCCATATTTATACGAAACGTCTGATCGCAGCCATACCGGACATTGACCCCTGGAAGCGTGAAGAGCGGAGCAGGTTCCGCCAGTCCGTAAGTGCAGAGTACGAGGACGCCTATGGGAGTTATTTTGACAGCGACGGTTTGGCCTATCCCTTAAAGCCTGTGTCCGATACTCATTTGGTGGCCATGCCCGAGAAAGGTTGA
- a CDS encoding ABC transporter ATP-binding protein has protein sequence MSEDLLRIEHLTTSFKIADDYYAAVDDVTLTVKKNEILAIVGESGSGKSALAFSITGLHTKARIEGHVYYKGQDIVNMPPGALNKIRGKEMSMIFQDPLAALNPLMIIGRQIEEVLLLHDSALSKKQRKERVLDLLNKVGIPRPEHTYQQYPYELSGGMRQRVIIAIAIANGPQLLIADEPTTALDVTIQLQILELIRKLKQDMEAGIILITHDLGVVSEMADRVAVMYAGQIVEIADIYTLTSNPQHPYTRSLFNSIPTAGSVKSRLHVIQGIVPSLKNLPRSGCRFSSRTPWIDASAHEQNPQLHEIAPGHFVRCTCYKDFHFPESIEEAGSHGTA, from the coding sequence TTGAGCGAAGACTTGCTGCGGATTGAGCATTTAACGACATCCTTCAAGATTGCAGATGATTATTATGCTGCAGTCGACGATGTGACGCTCACGGTGAAGAAGAATGAAATACTGGCGATTGTAGGGGAATCCGGTTCCGGCAAGAGTGCACTGGCCTTCTCTATTACCGGTCTGCACACCAAGGCCAGGATTGAAGGTCATGTGTACTACAAGGGACAGGACATTGTGAATATGCCTCCGGGTGCACTCAACAAAATCCGCGGCAAAGAAATGTCGATGATCTTTCAGGATCCTCTAGCCGCTCTGAATCCTCTGATGATTATAGGCCGGCAGATTGAGGAGGTGCTGCTCCTTCATGATTCCGCCCTGTCCAAGAAGCAGAGGAAAGAGAGAGTCCTGGACCTGCTGAACAAAGTGGGCATTCCCCGCCCCGAGCATACATACCAGCAGTACCCTTATGAATTATCAGGCGGAATGCGCCAGCGGGTTATTATCGCAATTGCGATTGCGAACGGGCCGCAGCTGCTCATTGCCGATGAACCAACTACAGCACTCGATGTGACAATCCAGCTGCAGATTCTCGAGCTGATCCGGAAGCTTAAGCAGGATATGGAAGCCGGAATTATCCTTATTACTCATGATCTCGGTGTAGTCAGTGAAATGGCAGACCGGGTAGCCGTAATGTACGCAGGACAGATTGTGGAAATTGCCGATATCTATACGCTGACCTCCAACCCGCAGCATCCGTACACCAGATCCTTGTTCAACTCCATTCCAACAGCCGGCAGTGTGAAGTCCAGACTTCATGTCATCCAGGGAATTGTGCCGTCACTCAAAAATCTGCCGAGGTCGGGCTGCCGTTTCTCTTCCAGAACCCCCTGGATTGATGCCTCGGCCCATGAGCAGAATCCGCAGCTGCATGAAATTGCCCCAGGCCACTTTGTACGCTGCACCTGCTACAAAGATTTTCACTTCCCGGAGAGTATAGAGGAGGCTGGCAGCCATGGCACTGCTTGA